One part of the Mariniblastus fucicola genome encodes these proteins:
- a CDS encoding M1 family metallopeptidase — MKSMSFVSVFVLLLCSFLVADLSAQKLPHSCARPDQVAIKHLHLDLKVDFEEKKLTGSAKLDLDRKSDANELRLDTNGLSITKVTSGDNELKWELGEHMSTLGQALTITLPESGDEVTIEYSSSPGAEAVQWLSPEQTTDKKYPFLFTQSQAILARTWVPCQDTPAVRMTYSAKITVPSELMAVMSASNPQEKNDTGVYEFEMKQPIPSYLLALAVGDLKFQSLGPRSGVYSEPSVLKRAVYELHDTEKMIAAAEELYGPYRWDRYDVIFLPSSFPFGGMENPRLTFATPTILAGDRSLVALIAHELAHSWSGNLVTNATWDDFWLNEGFTVYFEQRIMESIYGRKYSEMLARLSLDGLKEEIAELKARDQWLKLDLTGRNPDDGMTAIAYDKGYFFLRKCEETVGRENWDAFLKGYFDKFAFKSMTTESFIDYVEANLEGADKLNYKAWIYAGGLPADCPVVTTEELAKVGTACEAFVDGKSAADIAKEFGTADWTTHHWNHFLRELPKLSTDQMKALDAQFEFTKSGNSEITHDWLMHVIASEYQPGMEKLEAFLTGQGRRKFLQPLYTKLVETERGKEIAKRIYAKARSGYHAVSSQTIDGIVGVPQ, encoded by the coding sequence ATGAAATCAATGTCGTTCGTTTCAGTCTTCGTTCTTCTGCTCTGCAGTTTTTTGGTTGCGGATCTGTCTGCACAAAAGCTCCCGCATTCCTGCGCCCGACCGGATCAGGTTGCCATCAAACATTTGCATCTGGACCTGAAGGTTGACTTTGAAGAAAAGAAGCTGACTGGTTCGGCGAAACTGGACCTCGATCGAAAAAGCGATGCGAACGAGTTGCGGTTGGATACCAACGGGCTGTCGATCACGAAAGTCACTTCTGGTGACAACGAACTCAAGTGGGAACTTGGTGAACACATGTCGACGTTGGGGCAGGCGTTGACGATCACGCTTCCCGAATCTGGCGACGAAGTCACGATTGAATATTCGAGCAGTCCTGGCGCCGAAGCAGTTCAATGGCTCTCGCCAGAACAGACGACCGACAAAAAGTACCCGTTTCTGTTCACGCAGTCCCAGGCGATTCTTGCGCGAACTTGGGTTCCCTGTCAGGATACCCCAGCGGTGCGAATGACGTATTCGGCGAAGATTACCGTGCCGTCTGAATTGATGGCCGTGATGAGTGCCTCGAATCCGCAGGAGAAAAACGATACGGGCGTTTACGAATTTGAGATGAAGCAGCCGATCCCGTCCTACCTGCTGGCCCTCGCGGTTGGCGATCTCAAATTTCAGTCGCTGGGTCCTCGCAGCGGCGTGTATTCCGAGCCATCCGTTCTGAAGCGAGCGGTGTATGAGCTTCACGATACCGAAAAGATGATCGCTGCGGCGGAAGAGCTTTACGGTCCCTACCGCTGGGATCGCTACGACGTCATCTTTCTGCCGTCGAGTTTTCCGTTTGGCGGCATGGAGAATCCGCGACTGACTTTCGCAACGCCGACGATTCTCGCAGGAGACCGTTCACTGGTTGCTCTGATCGCGCACGAGTTGGCTCATTCGTGGTCCGGAAACCTGGTCACCAATGCAACGTGGGATGACTTTTGGTTGAATGAAGGATTCACGGTTTACTTCGAACAACGGATCATGGAATCCATTTACGGTCGGAAGTATTCCGAGATGTTGGCGCGGCTTTCGCTCGACGGACTCAAGGAAGAAATCGCCGAACTCAAGGCTCGCGACCAATGGCTCAAGCTCGACCTCACGGGACGCAACCCTGACGATGGCATGACAGCGATCGCCTACGACAAAGGTTATTTCTTCCTGCGAAAATGCGAAGAAACCGTCGGGCGTGAAAATTGGGACGCGTTTCTTAAAGGTTACTTCGACAAGTTTGCTTTCAAGAGCATGACGACCGAGTCGTTCATCGACTACGTCGAAGCCAACCTCGAAGGCGCGGACAAACTGAACTACAAAGCATGGATCTACGCCGGCGGGCTGCCTGCCGATTGCCCGGTTGTTACGACTGAAGAGTTGGCCAAAGTTGGGACGGCTTGCGAAGCATTTGTGGACGGCAAATCTGCGGCTGATATTGCAAAAGAGTTTGGCACGGCGGATTGGACGACTCATCACTGGAACCATTTTCTGCGTGAGCTTCCGAAACTTTCGACGGATCAAATGAAAGCTTTGGACGCCCAGTTCGAGTTCACCAAATCCGGTAATTCCGAGATTACGCATGACTGGTTGATGCACGTCATTGCGTCCGAGTATCAGCCTGGAATGGAAAAGCTGGAGGCGTTTTTGACAGGGCAGGGCAGACGCAAATTTCTGCAACCGCTGTACACGAAACTGGTCGAAACAGAGCGTGGCAAGGAGATTGCCAAGCGGATTTACGCGAAAGCACGGTCCGGATATCACGCCGTTTCCAGTCAAACGATTGATGGAATCGTGGGCGTGCCTCAGTAG